One window from the genome of Ailuropoda melanoleuca isolate Jingjing chromosome 5, ASM200744v2, whole genome shotgun sequence encodes:
- the PCLAF gene encoding PCNA-associated factor isoform X3 produces MVRTKADSVPGTYRKVVASRAPRKVLGSSTSATNSTSLSSRKVENKYAGGNPVCVRPTPKWQKGIGEFFRLSPKDSEKENRIPEEAGSSGLGKAKRKKCESPQLD; encoded by the exons ATGGTGCGGACTAAAGCGGACAGTGTCCCAGGCACCTACAGAAAAG TGGTGGCTTCGCGAGCCCCCAGGAAGGTGCTTGGTTCCTCCACTTCTGCCACTAATTCTACATCGCTTTCGTCAAGGAAAG TTGAAAATAAGTATGCAGGAGGGAATCCAGTTTGTGTGCGCCCAACACCCAAGTGGCAAAAAGGAATCGGAGAATTCTTCAGGCTGTCTCCTAAAGATTCTGAAAAAGAGAATCGGATTCCTGAAGAGGCAGGAAGCAGTGGCttaggaaaagcaaaaagaaa
- the PCLAF gene encoding PCNA-associated factor isoform X4, with protein sequence MVRTKADSVPGTYRKVVASRAPRKVLGSSTSATNSTSLSSRKVENKYAGGNPVCVRPTPKWQKGIGEFFRLSPKDSEKENRIPEEAGSSGLGKAKRKDGY encoded by the exons ATGGTGCGGACTAAAGCGGACAGTGTCCCAGGCACCTACAGAAAAG TGGTGGCTTCGCGAGCCCCCAGGAAGGTGCTTGGTTCCTCCACTTCTGCCACTAATTCTACATCGCTTTCGTCAAGGAAAG TTGAAAATAAGTATGCAGGAGGGAATCCAGTTTGTGTGCGCCCAACACCCAAGTGGCAAAAAGGAATCGGAGAATTCTTCAGGCTGTCTCCTAAAGATTCTGAAAAAGAGAATCGGATTCCTGAAGAGGCAGGAAGCAGTGGCttaggaaaagcaaaaagaaa